The bacterium genome has a segment encoding these proteins:
- a CDS encoding arginine deiminase family protein, with amino-acid sequence MQREKFMQLNVKNEYAPLKSVAYCSGLYSPSAKNYLSQDPEFHKFHSLKEVWDINLLVQQQEAFLELLHAYKVDLIEIEAKKNLPWQMYTRDVAFVVGEKLFYSQNRKFKERNGEFDQLANTFDQASIDQSQCIEITSGHIEGGDVMPTEDEVLVGLSSRTSQEAIDELALHDVDVKVLNLGENIMHLDTRLMILSKDKAVIHRASFKEQDVQYLQKKYTLIEVNDEEAKQLATNVVVLNPETIIVEQQQQRLRSELKQHGFKVETLSYSEPIKLGGSFRCTSLTLAREHV; translated from the coding sequence GTGCAACGAGAAAAATTTATGCAGCTGAATGTAAAAAATGAATATGCGCCCTTAAAATCAGTTGCTTACTGTTCGGGTCTATACTCGCCAAGCGCAAAAAACTACCTTAGCCAAGACCCTGAGTTTCATAAATTTCACTCACTAAAGGAAGTCTGGGATATCAATCTCTTGGTTCAGCAACAAGAAGCTTTTTTGGAGCTTTTACACGCATACAAGGTAGATTTAATTGAAATCGAAGCAAAAAAAAACTTACCATGGCAGATGTATACACGAGATGTTGCCTTTGTTGTTGGTGAGAAATTGTTTTACAGCCAAAATAGAAAATTCAAAGAACGCAATGGAGAATTTGATCAATTGGCTAACACCTTTGATCAAGCCTCGATTGACCAAAGCCAGTGTATAGAAATTACATCCGGTCACATTGAAGGCGGTGATGTTATGCCTACAGAGGATGAAGTCTTGGTTGGGTTAAGTAGCCGTACATCACAGGAAGCCATTGATGAGCTTGCTTTGCATGATGTTGACGTTAAAGTATTGAACCTGGGTGAGAATATCATGCATCTTGATACGCGTTTAATGATTCTATCTAAAGATAAAGCCGTTATTCATCGTGCTAGCTTTAAAGAACAAGATGTTCAATATTTGCAAAAAAAATATACTTTGATTGAGGTTAATGATGAAGAGGCAAAACAATTGGCTACCAATGTTGTAGTTCTAAACCCAGAAACCATTATTGTAGAGCAACAACAGCAAAGACTTCGTAGTGAGTTAAAACAACATGGTTTTAAAGTAGAAACGCTCAGTTACTCTGAGCCCATCAAGCTGGGTGGATCATTTAGATGCACCAGCCTCACCTTAGCAAGAGAACACGTTTAA
- a CDS encoding esterase-like activity of phytase family protein — protein MTITFKVKKQYVLYLILYFSCSFAFAKNTQVKTIELPNNIKLGNTLAKETIYLGGFSGLTFSHQKKNKLYFWTLTDRGPNAEPFAFEKNSEKSRPFLLPQYQLQLVQLVYHTKKNTLKIKKQLPLQDPKGKKLTGVPNLSTSQDKKHLHEPPADLLGKSLALNPYSLDPEGIAIDETGHFWLVDEYGPAIIEFNKKGKMLAKYVPEGTAYQSKHIHPVLPEVIKERKKNRGFEAISIANHKLYAVLQSPLPTKKKNDVIRIIEFDLKKRQTTGQYIYLLDNVKKADKMGGMTALNENEFLVIERDGKDDKDAIKKIYKINFAADKNLLNNAYDATMFNTTKLETLSKKELQKKYALSKTLWMDLKDHKLNSLADKYEGIAYVPTHNALFLINDNDFGITGIFNPKTGKLDKGTQLFKSYFIQVKQ, from the coding sequence TGCTGTATCTTATTCTATATTTTTCATGTTCTTTTGCTTTTGCAAAGAATACGCAAGTTAAAACAATAGAGCTTCCTAACAATATCAAACTGGGAAATACTTTAGCCAAAGAAACCATCTACTTAGGCGGATTTTCAGGTTTGACTTTTTCTCACCAGAAAAAAAATAAACTGTATTTTTGGACGCTGACAGATCGTGGGCCCAATGCCGAGCCCTTTGCTTTTGAAAAGAATTCAGAAAAAAGCAGACCTTTTCTCTTACCTCAATATCAATTGCAACTCGTTCAACTGGTTTATCATACTAAAAAAAACACCCTAAAAATAAAAAAACAACTCCCTTTGCAAGATCCTAAGGGTAAAAAATTAACAGGTGTTCCTAATTTATCAACCAGCCAAGATAAAAAACATCTGCATGAGCCTCCTGCTGACCTCTTGGGTAAATCATTGGCTTTAAATCCGTATAGCCTTGACCCAGAAGGAATCGCCATAGACGAAACCGGACATTTTTGGTTGGTTGACGAATATGGTCCTGCCATCATAGAGTTTAACAAAAAAGGCAAGATGTTGGCTAAATATGTTCCAGAAGGAACAGCTTATCAAAGCAAACACATTCACCCTGTTCTGCCAGAAGTCATCAAAGAACGTAAAAAAAACCGAGGTTTTGAAGCCATCAGTATTGCTAACCATAAATTGTATGCTGTTTTGCAGAGTCCTCTTCCTACAAAAAAGAAAAATGATGTCATTAGAATCATTGAGTTTGATCTTAAAAAAAGACAGACCACTGGGCAGTACATCTATCTATTAGATAACGTCAAAAAAGCTGATAAAATGGGCGGCATGACGGCTCTCAATGAAAATGAGTTCTTGGTCATAGAGAGAGATGGAAAAGATGACAAAGATGCCATTAAAAAAATATACAAAATCAACTTTGCTGCTGATAAAAACTTATTGAACAATGCTTATGATGCTACGATGTTTAACACCACCAAACTTGAAACGCTTTCAAAAAAAGAGCTGCAAAAAAAGTATGCTCTCTCTAAAACTTTATGGATGGATTTAAAAGATCATAAGTTGAATAGCCTTGCAGACAAGTATGAAGGCATAGCTTACGTTCCAACGCATAATGCATTATTTTTAATCAATGATAATGATTTTGGTATCACAGGCATTTTCAATCCAAAAACGGGAAAACTGGATAAAGGAACGCAATTGTTTAAATCGTATTTTATTCAAGTAAAACAATAA
- a CDS encoding nitroreductase family protein, which produces MSLDFLALLDGHGSIRQYQDKAVDEALLQKILQTGTRAATSGNMQFYAMVVSKDEQQKQKLYAAHGEQAMILQAPVLITFCADLHRMQRWFDTREAKTSFANEVSLIRGIIDASLLAQNVVVAAEAMGLGTCYMGSTLTGIKDIVSILNLPKLVVPVTTICLGYAAEDKKRIERLPMQAVLHEERYQMFDQQKIDAIYSQREQTYWQRFEQNPKRRAFLERDDVNNIAQAYRALKFDQKQLEEYSKNLWQCYQDQFLSI; this is translated from the coding sequence ATGAGTTTAGATTTTTTAGCTTTATTGGATGGTCATGGTTCAATTCGTCAATACCAGGACAAAGCTGTAGACGAGGCGCTGTTACAAAAAATTTTGCAAACCGGAACGCGGGCAGCAACATCGGGCAACATGCAATTTTATGCGATGGTTGTCAGTAAGGATGAGCAGCAAAAACAAAAATTGTATGCGGCGCATGGTGAGCAAGCCATGATTCTGCAAGCGCCAGTTTTAATTACCTTTTGCGCAGATTTGCATAGAATGCAGCGCTGGTTTGATACACGAGAAGCCAAAACTTCTTTTGCCAATGAAGTGAGTCTTATCAGAGGCATTATTGATGCCAGCCTATTGGCACAAAATGTGGTGGTGGCGGCCGAAGCTATGGGTTTAGGAACCTGTTATATGGGCTCAACCTTAACGGGAATCAAAGATATTGTCAGTATACTCAATTTGCCTAAGCTAGTGGTTCCGGTAACAACAATTTGTTTAGGCTATGCAGCCGAAGATAAAAAAAGAATAGAGCGTTTACCGATGCAGGCGGTTTTACATGAAGAAAGGTATCAAATGTTTGATCAACAAAAAATAGATGCCATCTACAGTCAACGTGAGCAAACGTATTGGCAGAGATTTGAACAAAACCCAAAACGTAGAGCGTTTTTAGAACGTGATGATGTCAATAATATTGCACAAGCCTATAGAGCTTTGAAGTTTGATCAAAAACAGCTAGAAGAGTATTCAAAAAACCTTTGGCAATGTTATCAAGATCAATTTTTATCAATATGA